From the Anguilla anguilla isolate fAngAng1 chromosome 6, fAngAng1.pri, whole genome shotgun sequence genome, one window contains:
- the LOC118230370 gene encoding reticulon-1-A-like isoform X4, with the protein MGAEAMDLLYWRDLKQTGPAFGSLMLLLFSLTQFSVVSVVAYLALAALSATISFRVYKSVLQAVQKTDEGHPFKSYLDVEVCLSQDQMQTYAEKAQHYINSSLKELRRLFLVQDLVDSLKFAVLMWLLTYVGALFNGLTLLILAVVSMFSVPVVYEKYQTQIDQYLGLVRTHVGCVVAKIQEKIPGVKRKEE; encoded by the exons ATGGGAGCAGAAG CTATGGACCTGCTGTACTGGCGCGACCTGAAGCAGACGGGCCCGGCGTTCGGCAGCCTGATGCTGCTGCTCTTCTCCCTGACGCAGTTCAGCGTGGTCAGCGTCGTCGCCTACCTCGCCCTCGCCGCGCTCTCCGCCACCATCAGCTTCCGCGTCTACAAGTCCGTCCTGCAGGCCGTGCAGAAGACCGACGAGGGGCACCCCttcaa GTCGTATTTGGATGTGGAGGTGTGCCTGTCCCAGGACCAGATGCAGACGTACGCTGAGAAGGCCCAGCACTACATCAACAGCAGCCTGAAGGAGCTGCGCAGGCTCTTCCTGGTGCAGGACCTGGTGGACTCTCTAAAG TTTGCAGTTCTGATGTGGCTGCTGACCTACGTGGGTGCGCTCTTCAATGGCCTGACCCTGCTCATCCTGG ctgtgGTGTCCATGTTCTCAGTACCTGTGGTGTATGAGAAATACCAG ACGCAGATTGATCAGTACCTGGGCCTGGTGAGGACCCACGTCGGCTGCGTCGTGGCCaa GATCCAGGAGAAGATCCCGGGCGTCAAGAGGAAGGAGGAGTAG
- the LOC118230370 gene encoding reticulon-1-A-like isoform X3 yields the protein MQASPDSTKMDCPRSSWKCQAMDLLYWRDLKQTGPAFGSLMLLLFSLTQFSVVSVVAYLALAALSATISFRVYKSVLQAVQKTDEGHPFKSYLDVEVCLSQDQMQTYAEKAQHYINSSLKELRRLFLVQDLVDSLKFAVLMWLLTYVGALFNGLTLLILAVVSMFSVPVVYEKYQTQIDQYLGLVRTHVGCVVAKIQEKIPGVKRKEE from the exons CTATGGACCTGCTGTACTGGCGCGACCTGAAGCAGACGGGCCCGGCGTTCGGCAGCCTGATGCTGCTGCTCTTCTCCCTGACGCAGTTCAGCGTGGTCAGCGTCGTCGCCTACCTCGCCCTCGCCGCGCTCTCCGCCACCATCAGCTTCCGCGTCTACAAGTCCGTCCTGCAGGCCGTGCAGAAGACCGACGAGGGGCACCCCttcaa GTCGTATTTGGATGTGGAGGTGTGCCTGTCCCAGGACCAGATGCAGACGTACGCTGAGAAGGCCCAGCACTACATCAACAGCAGCCTGAAGGAGCTGCGCAGGCTCTTCCTGGTGCAGGACCTGGTGGACTCTCTAAAG TTTGCAGTTCTGATGTGGCTGCTGACCTACGTGGGTGCGCTCTTCAATGGCCTGACCCTGCTCATCCTGG ctgtgGTGTCCATGTTCTCAGTACCTGTGGTGTATGAGAAATACCAG ACGCAGATTGATCAGTACCTGGGCCTGGTGAGGACCCACGTCGGCTGCGTCGTGGCCaa GATCCAGGAGAAGATCCCGGGCGTCAAGAGGAAGGAGGAGTAG